Sequence from the Paenibacillus riograndensis SBR5 genome:
CAAGAGATTCTGCAAGCGGCCATCCATGTGTATGTGACAAAAGGCTATGCGGCTACGACTTTGGGCGATATTGCTGTTCAGGCCGGTCTTGCGCATGGTCTGGTCTATTACTACTTCAAGAATAAAAAGCAGCTTTTCCGCGAGCTGTACGAATACATGATGGAGCAATCCCTCCGCTACACGACGGCTTACTTCGAACAGGATCTGCCGGTAATGGCGCAATTCAAAAATTATGCCACGATCGTCTGCGAGCGCGTGATTAAGGATCCCCAGACCCAGCGCTTCTATATGCGGATCAGCCTCGATCTCCACCATCTCTATGAGCCCGGAGAATTGTCCCCCTTTGATTGGATGAAGAGCTTCGTCAAGCCAATGGCGCAAGCGATCGATCGAGGCATTCGACAAGGCGTTATCCGTCAGGGGGACGCCAACCTAATGGCTATGCAATTCTGGGGAGCCATCTCTCAAGGAATGAATTATCTGGATCAGCTGCTTCAGGAGCTTGCCGCTCAAGGCCTGACGGAGACGGAAGCGAACGGAGCCGTGAACGATAAATTCAACCAGGTCGCCGAATCGGCCATTTCATTTTTCAAGCTGGACTAAACCACTTACACTTTAAAGTTGACTAATAACTCAATCAAAAATATAATGAGGCTCAAGGAGAGTGATCATTTTGTCAACGATTCGTAAGGAAATTCTGATTGAGGCCCCGCCCGAGCAGGTATGGGATGCCGTCAGCGACATTGGCGCCGTCCATTATCGTCTGGTTCCCGGCTATACCGAGAACACGCTGGTGGACGGATACGAAAGAACCCTTCTCCTGCCAAATGGCGGCATGACGCGCGAGTACATCGTTTCCATCGATGATGAGGAACGCCGAATGGCGTACGCGGTGGTTGAAGGACGTATGCCCTTTTTGCATCATCATGCATCATTTCAAGTCTTCCCTCATGGCGACAACGGTGCCAAGCTCATCTGGATTACCGATTTTCTTCCGACGCATCTTGCTCCCGAGATCGAGGCACGTATCAAGCGCGGAGCGGAGGTTATGAAGGAGACGATTGAGGCTGAAGCGAAAGGGGGCGTTCGATGAGCATTCTGATCGTTGCCGCTCACCCGCGAATCGAACATTCGCGCGTCAATAAACGCTGGTTGTCGGAATTGCGCGGATACCCCGATCAGGTAACAGTTCATGAGTTATATAAGGCGTATCCCCATTTTACCATTCACGCAGAGAACGAACAGGACCTTGTCGCGCGGTATGACCGCATCGTGTTGCAGTTTCCCATCCAATGGTACAGTATGCCGGCTTTGCTCAAGCAATGGCTCGACGGCGTGTTTACGACATCTTGGTTGTACGAAACCGGGGGAAAAGCCGTTGCCGGTAAAGAACTTGTCCTGGCTATGTCCATTGGAGGCGATGAATCGACTTACCAATCAGGTGGTATGATCGGCTTTACGATCAGCGAGCTGATCCGACCTGTTCAAGTTTTTTCCAATCAAGTCGGGATGACCTTCCTGCCACATTATAAATTTTATGGAGCAAACAAGGCAACGGAAGACCAAATCGACAATAGTGCTCAACGTTACGTAGAACACATTACCTCTCCCGATCTGAATCCGGTCGTCGTTCGAAAACGCATGCTAGCCGAAATGATGAAGGCGAGTTCAAATCCCTCATAACGAGTATGAAAATACGGTTTATAGCAAGGATTTCGCAGATTCCCGGGAGGCCTCCCGCTCAGATGAATGACGCGATTGAACAATCCCTGTTCCACCACGTCAACTTTGTTTAGGGACATAGGCAAGGCTCTGAGTTCATTCAACAACCACCTGACCCGATTACCTTGCAGTGACTGACTTCGGAGTTCCTGCAACTGTTTTCCTCGACTTCTTGTTTGCAAACTGTTGATTGAAAAGCCAAAAGAGGGCCGCAACAGGTTACTTGCTCACAACCTGTCACAGCCCTCCAACCCGGTCCGACGCGGCCTTACGACTTTTCCTCTTCTCCCGTCGCAATCGGGTTCCCCTCATAACTAATCCAATCGCTCCAGCTTCCCGGATACAGCCGCACATTCTTGTACCCGGCCTTTTCCAGCGCCAGTACATTCGGGCAGGCGGTTACACCGGAGCCACAATAGACGATAATCTCAGCATCCTTGTCCAGCCCCGCGAAGTGTTCCTGCAGCTGCTCGGCACTTTTGACGCTTCCATCTGTATTCTGCGTGTTTTTCCAGAAAAAGTTGACCGCACCGGGGATATGTCCGGCTTTCTTATCCAAGGTCTCTTCAAGACCCAGGTAGCGTTCATGTGCACGTGAATCGATCAGAACGGGAAGGGCAGAGGAGGAAGCCGGAACGGCCGCCGCCGCCGATAGTTCCGAAATCCGGCGAACCTCATTGACATCCGCCAGCATCTGCGGCTGTACCTTGGGCTCGAAGCTGCTAGGCACCCGTACCGGCTGATGATCTGTGACCGGGAACTTCTCAGCCTTCCAGGCGCTGAAGCCGCCTTCCAGAATGAATACATTCTCATGCCCAAGGTAGCGCAGCAGCCACCAGAGCCGTGCTGCATTCATTCCGCTCTCGTCGTCATAAGCGACAATCCGGGAACCGTTCCCGATTCCGAGCTTTGCCAGGCGGGCAGCAAGCACCTGTGGGTCAGGGAGCGGGTGACGTCCGCCGTGTTCTCCCACCGGGCTTGACAAATCATGCTCCAGATCTAGATAAACGGCACCAGGGATATGCTCCTGTTCATAGCTCTCTCTTCCTGCTTCGGGTTTACCCAGTGTAAACCGGCAATCCACAATCGTCTGCTCCGGCTCATAGAGCCTGGCCAGCAGCCAGCGTTTGGTTACGGTAGCGTCCATAAGTATCCCTTCTTCCTTTGCTTTTATCAATATATGAAATTTATTATAGCGGAAAAATCGGAAGGCCCTCAAGAGATGCTCCGAATATTCTAATCCCGGTCCCTAAACTGAGCTTCAACGGCATCGGTTGCTGGCGGCAGCTGCATTCCTTGCTTCCAGATCAGAATAGGATTGTCATCCTTGGGGCCGTAATAGATGGCTTTAATCTGAGTGGAAGGGTCCGTATGGTTGGCATTTAATTGTTCGAGGTCGATCAATTCGTAGCTGTTGCCGAGCCCAAGCTCTGCATCTGTTTTGGTCTTAAAGACAGGCCGCATCGGAGTTATATAGAAGTTGCCGTTGCCTTCCGATTTACCGCTGATCTGATTCACCCGGTATCCATCGGTCAGCTTGACATGATATGCGATCTTCCCGTCCTTAAGTAGGCTTACATCGGAAATTTTGATAACACTGGAGGGGACCTGTGTAATATTCCAGCGGAATAAGCCAACATACCCTAAACCGATAACACCGCATATGGTTGTGGCAAGAAGCAGGCCTCTGGCAAATGCCGCAGCTCTGGAACGGTGCCAATATCCTTTGAAGTTTGCAAGTGCGGTGCTTTCCTGTTTGTTCTTTTCGATGACCTCAAAAGGCAGGCGGCTGCTCTGCTGCAGCTTGTGCAGGTCGGCAGTACAATGCTCGCAGGTCGCTAAATGGGCCTCGATGGATTTTCTGGTATCTGCACTGCACACTTCATCATAGTATAGCGGCAGCAAATCCCTGACGATTTCGCAGGATAGTTTATTCATCGGTTTTCCTCCATTAATAAATCTTGAATGATGTTTCGTGCGCGGTGAAAGGTAACTCTGGCCCAGCTTTCCGTTCTGCCAAAGACCTCACTGATATGGTCAAAGGACAGCTCTCCGAATACCCTCAACGTAAAGACTTCCTTATAAGGCTCTTTCAGACCGTGCAGCAGCTTATGGATTCGCAGGGCTTCTGTTTTGTCAATCAGCTTTTGTTCCATCGAGAGGCTGTTTCCCTGCATTATTTCCTGCGGGTTGCCCAGATCGCGTTTTTGTTTGTCCATATACTTGAAGTAGGTGTTTTTGGCGATTTGACACAGCCAGACGCTGATTTTACAATTGCCTTTGAACTGGTCGATATTTTTCACTGCTTTTACAAAGGTTTCTTGCGTAATCTCCTCGGCAATCTGTTGATCTCTGCTTAGAGACAACGCAAATAAGTATACATCCTGAAAATATTGCTCGTAGATTTGCTCTACATCGGCCACATGTTCACCACCTTACATATATAAGACCCGGTTGAGGGAGATTCGTTACAAAAACAAATAACAGAGGGGCATAAGCCTACGGATACTATTGTAAGCCAGGTTTGGCCGGAGTGGA
This genomic interval carries:
- a CDS encoding NAD(P)H-dependent oxidoreductase, which codes for MSILIVAAHPRIEHSRVNKRWLSELRGYPDQVTVHELYKAYPHFTIHAENEQDLVARYDRIVLQFPIQWYSMPALLKQWLDGVFTTSWLYETGGKAVAGKELVLAMSIGGDESTYQSGGMIGFTISELIRPVQVFSNQVGMTFLPHYKFYGANKATEDQIDNSAQRYVEHITSPDLNPVVVRKRMLAEMMKASSNPS
- a CDS encoding zf-HC2 domain-containing protein — protein: MNKLSCEIVRDLLPLYYDEVCSADTRKSIEAHLATCEHCTADLHKLQQSSRLPFEVIEKNKQESTALANFKGYWHRSRAAAFARGLLLATTICGVIGLGYVGLFRWNITQVPSSVIKISDVSLLKDGKIAYHVKLTDGYRVNQISGKSEGNGNFYITPMRPVFKTKTDAELGLGNSYELIDLEQLNANHTDPSTQIKAIYYGPKDDNPILIWKQGMQLPPATDAVEAQFRDRD
- a CDS encoding TetR/AcrR family transcriptional regulator produces the protein MSPRTKKQNELIREQRKQEILQAAIHVYVTKGYAATTLGDIAVQAGLAHGLVYYYFKNKKQLFRELYEYMMEQSLRYTTAYFEQDLPVMAQFKNYATIVCERVIKDPQTQRFYMRISLDLHHLYEPGELSPFDWMKSFVKPMAQAIDRGIRQGVIRQGDANLMAMQFWGAISQGMNYLDQLLQELAAQGLTETEANGAVNDKFNQVAESAISFFKLD
- a CDS encoding SRPBCC family protein; translated protein: MSTIRKEILIEAPPEQVWDAVSDIGAVHYRLVPGYTENTLVDGYERTLLLPNGGMTREYIVSIDDEERRMAYAVVEGRMPFLHHHASFQVFPHGDNGAKLIWITDFLPTHLAPEIEARIKRGAEVMKETIEAEAKGGVR
- a CDS encoding RNA polymerase sigma factor, with translation MADVEQIYEQYFQDVYLFALSLSRDQQIAEEITQETFVKAVKNIDQFKGNCKISVWLCQIAKNTYFKYMDKQKRDLGNPQEIMQGNSLSMEQKLIDKTEALRIHKLLHGLKEPYKEVFTLRVFGELSFDHISEVFGRTESWARVTFHRARNIIQDLLMEENR
- a CDS encoding sulfurtransferase, whose amino-acid sequence is MDATVTKRWLLARLYEPEQTIVDCRFTLGKPEAGRESYEQEHIPGAVYLDLEHDLSSPVGEHGGRHPLPDPQVLAARLAKLGIGNGSRIVAYDDESGMNAARLWWLLRYLGHENVFILEGGFSAWKAEKFPVTDHQPVRVPSSFEPKVQPQMLADVNEVRRISELSAAAAVPASSSALPVLIDSRAHERYLGLEETLDKKAGHIPGAVNFFWKNTQNTDGSVKSAEQLQEHFAGLDKDAEIIVYCGSGVTACPNVLALEKAGYKNVRLYPGSWSDWISYEGNPIATGEEEKS